A part of Kiritimatiellia bacterium genomic DNA contains:
- the fucP gene encoding L-fucose:H+ symporter permease: MNEAPRHPPVVAREILLPFILVTSLFALWGFANDITNPMVAAFKNILLISNFQSSLVQFAFYGGYCVMAIPAALFIKRFSYKAGILMGLALYSAGCFLFAPAGWLMAFWAFLLAYFVMTCGLSFLETSANPYVLAMGAEENATRRLNFAQAFNPLGSLSGMLVAKNMILRRLNPATEAERRQLLAAAPEKFHEIAQHDLDVIIGPYLGLGVVVLLVLILFVVSRLPRVAGEDHKQIDFLGTLKRLVRNGRYIEGVIAQAFYVGVQIMCWTFIIQYAENELGLKKETGQWYNMIAMTMFVSFRFVCTYLLKFFSPGGLLLSLAMGGGALVLGTIFLKGMAGLYCLVAVSACMSLMFPTIYGIALKGLGDDAKLGAAGLIMAIGGGAIMPPLQGWIMDQSPLNLGFTVLSSTRTSFVLPLICFIVIAIYGFRTSKIHGHHYG, encoded by the coding sequence ATGAACGAGGCACCCCGACATCCGCCGGTCGTCGCGCGGGAGATCCTGCTGCCCTTCATTTTGGTCACTTCGCTGTTCGCACTGTGGGGGTTCGCGAACGACATCACCAACCCGATGGTCGCGGCGTTCAAAAACATTCTTCTCATCAGCAACTTTCAAAGCTCGCTGGTGCAGTTTGCGTTCTATGGCGGCTACTGCGTGATGGCGATTCCGGCGGCGCTGTTCATTAAACGGTTCTCGTACAAGGCAGGTATTTTGATGGGCCTGGCACTCTACTCCGCGGGGTGCTTCCTCTTTGCGCCGGCCGGTTGGCTGATGGCGTTCTGGGCGTTTCTGCTGGCGTACTTCGTCATGACCTGTGGCCTCTCGTTCCTGGAAACCAGCGCGAACCCCTACGTGCTGGCGATGGGCGCGGAGGAAAACGCGACCCGGCGGCTGAACTTTGCACAGGCGTTCAATCCGCTCGGCTCGCTGAGCGGTATGCTCGTCGCCAAGAACATGATCCTGCGCCGGCTGAACCCCGCCACCGAGGCCGAACGCCGGCAGCTTCTGGCCGCGGCCCCGGAAAAGTTCCACGAAATCGCCCAGCACGACCTGGACGTGATCATTGGCCCCTATCTGGGGCTGGGCGTGGTGGTGCTGCTGGTGCTGATTCTGTTCGTCGTCTCCCGGCTGCCGCGAGTCGCCGGCGAGGACCACAAGCAGATTGATTTTCTCGGCACACTGAAGCGGCTGGTGCGCAACGGCCGGTACATCGAGGGTGTCATCGCCCAGGCCTTCTACGTCGGCGTGCAGATCATGTGCTGGACCTTCATCATCCAGTACGCGGAAAACGAGCTGGGGCTGAAGAAAGAAACTGGCCAGTGGTACAACATGATCGCAATGACGATGTTCGTGTCCTTCCGCTTCGTCTGCACCTATCTGCTGAAGTTCTTCAGCCCCGGCGGGTTGCTGCTCTCGCTGGCGATGGGCGGTGGGGCGCTGGTTCTGGGTACGATCTTCCTCAAGGGCATGGCGGGGCTGTACTGTCTGGTCGCAGTGTCCGCGTGCATGTCGCTGATGTTCCCGACGATCTATGGCATCGCGCTGAAGGGCCTCGGGGACGACGCAAAGCTCGGCGCGGCCGGCCTGATCATGGCGATCGGCGGCGGGGCGATCATGCCGCCCCTGCAGGGCTGGATCATGGACCAGAGCCCGCTGAACCTCGGGTTCACGGTCCTCTCAAGCACCCGCACCTCGTTCGTGCTGCCGCTGATCTGCTTCATCGTCATCGCGATCTATGGCTTCCGTACCTCCAAGATCCACGGCCACCACTACGGCTGA
- the amrS gene encoding AmmeMemoRadiSam system radical SAM enzyme, giving the protein MREPASTTVMCELCPRQCVLGPGERGDCRIRANLDGRLVALTWGAPCAIHLDPIEKKPLFHFLPGTPILSIATAGCNLHCKNCQNWEISQANPEDLDVVPLPPAGVVELALRERSPSIAYTYTEPVVWYEYTLDTARLARERGLRNVLVTAGYLREPPLRELAAVTDAANIDLKFMDDRLYREICDGELTPILRAIELFAALGVWVEITNLVIPTLNDRDEDLRAVARWVRQTLGPDTPLHYSAFYPQYRLRHLPPTPPETLRRARDIGRAEGLRYVYVGNVHVPEGEVTRCPACGAAVVRRVRYTVLENRVVGGACGVCAESIAGVWR; this is encoded by the coding sequence GTGCGGGAGCCGGCGTCCACGACGGTGATGTGCGAGCTCTGCCCCCGACAGTGTGTGCTGGGGCCGGGAGAGCGGGGGGATTGTCGGATCCGGGCGAACCTCGACGGGCGGCTCGTTGCCTTGACGTGGGGCGCGCCGTGCGCGATTCACTTGGACCCGATCGAGAAAAAACCGCTGTTTCACTTTCTGCCCGGCACCCCGATTCTTTCGATCGCGACGGCGGGCTGCAATCTGCATTGCAAGAACTGTCAGAACTGGGAAATTTCGCAGGCGAACCCGGAGGATCTGGATGTGGTGCCGCTGCCGCCCGCCGGGGTCGTCGAGCTGGCGCTGCGCGAGCGCTCCCCCTCGATTGCGTACACCTACACCGAACCGGTGGTCTGGTACGAGTACACGCTGGACACCGCGCGGCTTGCTCGCGAACGGGGGCTGCGCAACGTGCTGGTGACCGCCGGGTACCTTCGCGAGCCACCGTTGCGTGAGCTGGCCGCAGTGACCGACGCGGCGAACATTGACCTGAAATTTATGGATGATCGCCTGTACCGCGAAATCTGCGACGGCGAACTGACGCCGATCCTTCGCGCGATCGAGCTGTTTGCGGCGCTGGGCGTGTGGGTGGAGATCACGAACCTGGTGATTCCGACGCTGAACGACCGCGATGAGGACCTGAGGGCGGTCGCGCGCTGGGTGCGCCAGACGCTCGGTCCGGATACGCCGTTGCATTACTCCGCGTTCTATCCTCAGTATCGGCTGCGCCACCTGCCGCCGACGCCGCCGGAAACGCTGCGGCGGGCTCGCGACATCGGCCGTGCGGAGGGGTTGCGGTACGTCTATGTCGGCAACGTGCACGTGCCGGAGGGCGAAGTGACGCGCTGTCCCGCTTGCGGTGCAGCGGTGGTACGGCGCGTGCGCTACACGGTGCTGGAGAACCGCGTGGTGGGCGGCGCCTGTGGCGTGTGCGCGGAGAGCATCGCGGGGGTGTGGCGATGA
- a CDS encoding Gfo/Idh/MocA family oxidoreductase, translating into MSRKIRMGMVGGGPGAFIGEVHRKAARLDGLIELVAGAFDIDPNKSIQQGKALNLDPKRVYPDYKTMIASERALPPEERIDFVAITTPNNWHYPIAADFLKAGFDVMCEKPMTLNVAEARKLKKLVETTGRVFGLMHNYVGYPMVKLARDMVRQGDLGAIRKVVVQYPQGWLARPIEREGQMQAAWRTDPKQSGAAGCMGDIGTHAANLAEYITGLRIESVCADLTTFVPGRKLDDDGNVLLRFKGGAKGVLHASQVSIGEENNLAIWVHGENASLEWHQEHPNYLYVRRIDAPEEVWKRGNGYIGKKSPAAARATRLPFGHPEAFIEAFANHYLNFASVLQARIEKRKPTELELDFPGVDEGLRGMLFIESVVKSSKLGAKWVKIPTA; encoded by the coding sequence ATGAGCAGAAAAATCCGAATGGGCATGGTCGGCGGAGGCCCGGGCGCGTTCATCGGCGAGGTGCACCGCAAGGCGGCCCGGCTGGACGGTCTGATCGAACTGGTTGCCGGCGCGTTTGACATTGATCCGAACAAGAGCATTCAGCAGGGCAAGGCGCTGAATCTCGATCCGAAGCGCGTCTATCCGGACTACAAGACGATGATCGCCAGCGAGCGCGCGCTGCCGCCAGAGGAGCGCATTGACTTCGTCGCGATCACGACGCCGAACAACTGGCACTATCCGATCGCGGCCGATTTTCTGAAGGCCGGCTTCGATGTGATGTGTGAGAAGCCGATGACGCTGAACGTCGCCGAGGCGCGCAAGCTGAAGAAGCTCGTCGAGACCACCGGCCGCGTGTTCGGGCTGATGCATAACTACGTGGGGTATCCGATGGTGAAGCTCGCGCGCGACATGGTCCGCCAGGGTGATCTGGGCGCGATCCGGAAGGTCGTGGTGCAGTATCCGCAGGGCTGGCTCGCCCGTCCGATCGAGCGCGAAGGGCAGATGCAGGCCGCCTGGCGCACCGATCCGAAGCAGAGCGGCGCGGCCGGCTGCATGGGCGATATCGGCACGCACGCGGCGAACCTCGCCGAGTACATCACCGGCCTGCGGATCGAGTCCGTCTGCGCAGACCTCACCACGTTCGTGCCGGGCCGCAAGCTCGACGACGACGGCAACGTGCTGCTCCGGTTCAAGGGCGGCGCGAAGGGCGTGTTGCACGCCAGCCAGGTGTCGATCGGCGAGGAGAACAACCTCGCGATCTGGGTGCACGGCGAGAACGCGAGCCTCGAGTGGCATCAGGAGCACCCGAACTACCTGTACGTGCGGCGGATTGACGCGCCGGAAGAAGTCTGGAAGCGCGGCAATGGTTACATCGGCAAGAAGAGCCCCGCCGCCGCGCGCGCGACGCGTCTGCCGTTCGGCCATCCGGAGGCGTTCATCGAGGCGTTCGCGAACCACTACCTGAACTTCGCGAGCGTGCTGCAGGCGCGTATCGAGAAGCGCAAGCCGACGGAGCTGGAGCTCGACTTCCCGGGCGTGGACGAAGGGCTGCGCGGGATGCTCTTCATCGAGTCGGTCGTGAAGTCGTCAAAGCTGGGCGCGAAGTGGGTGAAGATCCCCACCGCCTGA
- a CDS encoding ABC transporter substrate-binding protein translates to MKRGRGRIGQAGMLAAALLVQGETCGAAGPRIVPGSPALAAIAFEIGLTAQVVGVTQWTRLPPGESRPVVGDAHSLHVEALLAVRPELMVLQGEPPAGLAQVRRLRPGLRVERVELERLADIPRAARRLHELAGGDPARPPAAVEQFEQTLERCRRRPPRAHRPRVIFVVGTERPLVAGAGTFVGELIELAGAVNAGAELPGRERWRPAEMEQLWTARPDLVLVHAAASERTAAGAWWRRRWPGAERGAPRIETVTDPGWVQPSLRTLALLDGLEALLDAQSFPSGGEGVAPGVRDAQDSTRSEAGDGP, encoded by the coding sequence ATGAAAAGAGGTCGCGGCCGGATCGGGCAGGCGGGGATGCTGGCAGCTGCACTGCTGGTGCAGGGGGAAACGTGCGGCGCAGCAGGCCCGCGGATCGTACCGGGTTCGCCGGCGCTGGCGGCGATCGCGTTCGAGATCGGTCTCACAGCGCAGGTGGTCGGAGTGACGCAGTGGACTCGACTGCCGCCCGGCGAGTCGCGACCGGTGGTCGGCGACGCGCATTCGTTGCACGTGGAAGCGCTGCTTGCGGTGCGGCCGGAGCTGATGGTGCTGCAGGGCGAGCCGCCCGCCGGGCTGGCGCAGGTGCGGCGACTGCGGCCCGGCTTGCGGGTGGAACGCGTCGAGCTCGAGCGCCTCGCCGACATTCCGCGCGCAGCGCGGCGGCTGCACGAGCTGGCCGGTGGCGATCCGGCGCGCCCGCCGGCGGCGGTGGAACAGTTTGAGCAAACGCTCGAGCGGTGCCGCCGACGCCCGCCGCGCGCGCACCGCCCGCGGGTGATCTTCGTCGTCGGCACGGAGCGGCCGCTGGTCGCCGGTGCGGGGACGTTTGTCGGCGAGTTGATCGAGCTGGCCGGTGCTGTGAACGCGGGCGCGGAACTGCCTGGCCGGGAGCGGTGGCGGCCGGCCGAGATGGAGCAGCTCTGGACGGCGCGGCCGGACCTGGTGTTGGTGCATGCGGCGGCCTCCGAGCGCACGGCTGCCGGCGCCTGGTGGCGACGGCGCTGGCCCGGTGCGGAGCGCGGAGCGCCGCGGATCGAAACAGTGACAGACCCGGGGTGGGTGCAACCGTCGCTTCGCACCCTCGCGCTGTTGGACGGGCTTGAGGCGTTGCTCGACGCGCAGTCGTTTCCTTCCGGCGGCGAAGGGGTTGCCCCCGGTGTCCGCGATGCGCAGGATTCGACGCGGAGCGAGGCAGGAGACGGACCATGA
- the nadA gene encoding quinolinate synthase NadA — MSATTPSLYEQLRERLGRVLPDFEIRRKAEIAEEILRLKAERNAVILAHNYMEPALFYSVPDHRGDSLDLSRKAARTDADVIVFCGVRFMAETAKILNPSKTVLIPSPRAGCSLAASITAEQVRELRARFPGVPVVSYVNTYADVKAESDICCTSSNAAAVVESLNSPTVIFLPDQYLAMNVARETGRHIIFPSHTPISGTEGLLDVQLIGWTGRCEVHERFTVADIENARRQFPDVVVLAHPECSPEVVAAADFAGSTNAMIRYVAEHPAPRYLVLTECAMGDNIAAAHPDREMVRMCSIRCPHMNEITMEDTRDALKFLRYEVDVPEPTRSRARRAVERMLAIG; from the coding sequence ATGAGCGCGACCACTCCATCCCTGTACGAGCAGCTTCGGGAACGCCTCGGGCGGGTGCTGCCGGATTTCGAGATCCGACGCAAAGCCGAGATTGCAGAGGAGATCCTTCGGTTGAAGGCCGAACGCAACGCGGTGATCCTGGCCCACAACTACATGGAGCCCGCGCTGTTCTACTCCGTGCCCGACCACCGCGGCGACTCGCTCGATCTCAGCCGTAAGGCCGCCCGCACCGACGCAGACGTGATCGTGTTCTGCGGCGTCCGCTTCATGGCCGAAACCGCGAAAATCCTGAACCCCTCCAAAACCGTGCTGATCCCCTCGCCCCGTGCCGGCTGCTCGCTCGCCGCCAGCATCACCGCCGAGCAGGTCCGCGAACTGCGCGCCCGCTTCCCCGGCGTGCCGGTGGTCAGCTACGTGAACACCTACGCGGACGTGAAGGCCGAGTCGGACATTTGCTGCACGTCGAGCAATGCGGCGGCGGTGGTCGAGTCGCTGAATTCGCCCACGGTGATTTTCCTGCCAGATCAGTACCTGGCGATGAACGTCGCCCGCGAAACGGGGCGACACATCATCTTCCCCTCGCACACGCCGATCAGCGGCACGGAGGGTCTGCTGGATGTGCAGTTGATCGGTTGGACCGGCCGATGCGAGGTGCACGAGCGGTTCACGGTCGCCGATATCGAAAACGCCCGCCGCCAGTTCCCAGACGTCGTCGTGCTGGCGCATCCGGAGTGCAGTCCGGAGGTCGTCGCCGCGGCGGACTTTGCCGGCAGCACGAACGCAATGATCCGCTACGTCGCGGAGCATCCGGCACCGCGGTACTTGGTGCTCACCGAATGCGCGATGGGCGACAATATCGCCGCCGCGCATCCCGATCGCGAGATGGTCCGCATGTGCAGCATCCGCTGTCCGCACATGAACGAGATCACGATGGAGGACACCCGCGACGCGCTGAAGTTCCTGCGCTACGAGGTCGATGTGCCGGAGCCCACCCGCAGCCGCGCGCGCCGCGCGGTGGAGCGGATGCTCGCGATTGGATGA